In Vibrio celticus, one genomic interval encodes:
- a CDS encoding formate dehydrogenase subunit gamma, whose protein sequence is MLTTFKRLFLVVLPMLAALTMLSPMSNASETNSSQTQSSSAQREITQLAGADFWRQVRNGEEGYTTSQSAEHGVLISTPGQTWYILKEKWMSPAGAVAIFGSIAFVTLMYVVIGPLMLSAPRTGRKIKRWSRLDRALHWSMAFTFLTLAFSGLMLVYGKHFLKPYIPTDLWGFIVLLAKRYHNYIGPIFYVLLMAVLIKWWRKSIFKMVDIQWFMKLGGMVGKHKGSHPSAEFSNAGEKALFWLLIVMGSVAAISGLVLDFPIFGQTRRDMELSNLVHMLAALILICGFVFHIYIGLFGMEGALEGMVTGEVDETWAKEHHDLWYKEVMEQEKNGVEQSANAATEKTEGVNKNEQTS, encoded by the coding sequence ATGCTTACAACGTTTAAGCGTCTCTTCCTTGTTGTGCTGCCAATGTTGGCAGCACTGACAATGCTTTCTCCTATGAGTAATGCATCTGAGACGAACTCATCACAAACTCAATCGAGCTCTGCTCAACGAGAAATCACACAGCTTGCTGGTGCCGATTTTTGGCGACAAGTAAGAAATGGTGAGGAAGGTTACACCACATCTCAATCAGCTGAGCACGGTGTGTTAATCAGTACTCCAGGTCAAACGTGGTACATATTGAAAGAGAAGTGGATGTCACCAGCCGGTGCGGTCGCTATCTTTGGCAGTATTGCTTTCGTGACTTTGATGTACGTTGTGATTGGCCCGCTAATGCTAAGCGCGCCAAGAACCGGTCGTAAGATCAAACGTTGGTCTCGACTAGACCGTGCCTTGCACTGGAGTATGGCGTTTACCTTCTTAACACTGGCGTTCAGTGGTTTGATGTTGGTTTACGGTAAGCACTTCTTGAAGCCGTACATTCCAACGGATCTATGGGGCTTCATCGTTCTACTGGCCAAGCGATACCACAACTACATCGGCCCGATTTTCTATGTGCTGTTGATGGCTGTTCTTATCAAGTGGTGGCGCAAGTCTATCTTCAAGATGGTCGATATCCAGTGGTTCATGAAACTGGGCGGCATGGTAGGGAAACACAAAGGTTCTCATCCATCTGCTGAGTTTTCGAACGCGGGTGAGAAAGCGCTGTTTTGGCTATTGATTGTTATGGGTAGTGTCGCTGCGATCAGTGGCTTGGTTTTAGACTTCCCAATCTTCGGTCAAACGCGTCGTGATATGGAGCTTTCAAACCTAGTCCACATGTTGGCTGCTTTGATCCTTATCTGTGGCTTTGTGTTCCACATCTACATCGGCTTGTTCGGTATGGAAGGTGCACTAGAAGGCATGGTAACAGGCGAAGTTGATGAAACTTGGGCAAAAGAGCACCATGACCTTTGGTACAAAGAAGTGATGGAACAAGAGAAAAACGGCGTTGAACAAAGCGCAAACGCTGCAACAGAGAAAACGGAAGGGGTGAATAAGAATGAACAAACCTCATAA
- the fdh3B gene encoding formate dehydrogenase FDH3 subunit beta: MARMKFLCDTKRCIECNGCVTACKNENDDALEWGIQRRRVVTLNDGEPGENSISVACMHCTDAPCMAVCPADCFEHTEDGIVLHNKDLCIGCGYCLFACPFGAPQFPKQEAFGERGKMDKCTFCAGGPETEPGSVEERQKYGANRIAEGKLPMCASLCSTKALLAGDAEKVSDVFRQRVVERGAKGAGWTDGNDLSYDATKS, encoded by the coding sequence ATGGCTAGAATGAAATTTCTTTGTGACACCAAGCGTTGTATCGAATGTAACGGTTGTGTCACTGCATGTAAGAATGAAAATGATGATGCTCTAGAATGGGGTATTCAACGTCGCCGTGTTGTAACACTGAACGATGGTGAACCGGGTGAAAACTCTATCTCAGTAGCGTGTATGCACTGTACTGATGCACCTTGTATGGCAGTTTGCCCAGCAGACTGTTTTGAACATACAGAAGACGGCATCGTACTTCACAATAAAGATCTGTGTATCGGTTGTGGCTACTGCTTGTTTGCTTGTCCGTTTGGCGCACCTCAATTCCCTAAACAGGAAGCATTTGGTGAGCGCGGTAAGATGGACAAATGTACCTTCTGTGCAGGTGGCCCTGAAACAGAGCCAGGTTCTGTTGAAGAGCGTCAGAAGTACGGTGCGAACCGTATTGCTGAAGGCAAACTACCAATGTGTGCTTCTTTATGTTCAACCAAAGCACTGTTAGCGGGTGATGCAGAGAAAGTTTCTGATGTATTCCGTCAGCGTGTTGTTGAACGTGGTGCGAAAGGTGCAGGTTGGACAGACGGCAACGACCTTTCTTACGATGCGACTAAGAGCTAA
- a CDS encoding TorD/DmsD family molecular chaperone: METNLDQEQTLRTEIYLVLSALFRRAPSEEVIDFLKTLDIEASESAMQKAWIAIQQAATESNREALEDEYQDLFIGIGRGEIVPFGSWHRTGAMMEKPLAEIRHDLELLGIERDDQVKEPEDHIAALCEVMAMLTGEEEALQQAVFNKHLGPWFNSFTRQLESAESANFYKSAAQLCEAFLTLEQVRFSVNTKSSKHKLKIDVKNVTDYE; this comes from the coding sequence TTGGAAACGAATTTAGATCAAGAACAGACACTAAGAACTGAAATCTATTTGGTTCTTTCTGCATTGTTTCGTCGCGCACCTTCTGAAGAGGTGATTGATTTTCTAAAGACGCTAGACATTGAAGCGTCTGAGAGCGCAATGCAAAAAGCTTGGATTGCTATTCAACAAGCGGCAACAGAATCAAATCGCGAAGCGTTAGAAGACGAATATCAAGATCTGTTCATTGGCATTGGCCGTGGAGAGATTGTTCCATTTGGTTCTTGGCATCGCACTGGCGCCATGATGGAAAAACCATTAGCAGAGATTCGTCATGATTTAGAGCTTTTAGGCATTGAACGTGATGATCAAGTAAAAGAGCCGGAAGATCATATTGCGGCATTGTGTGAAGTAATGGCCATGCTAACCGGTGAAGAAGAAGCCCTGCAACAAGCGGTTTTCAATAAGCACCTTGGTCCTTGGTTCAACTCTTTTACGCGTCAGCTTGAAAGTGCAGAAAGTGCCAACTTCTACAAATCGGCCGCTCAGCTGTGTGAAGCATTTTTAACGTTAGAACAAGTGCGTTTTAGCGTTAATACAAAAAGCAGTAAGCATAAATTAAAGATTGATGTGAAAAACGTCACTGATTACGAGTAA
- a CDS encoding twin-arginine translocation signal domain-containing protein: MKDNKEINTSRRDLLKGLTTAAVAGAVVAGTTKVATASETVEMPKEDMKKTGYRETQHIRDYYDTL, from the coding sequence ATGAAAGATAATAAAGAAATAAACACAAGCCGTAGGGACTTACTCAAAGGCTTAACGACTGCAGCCGTAGCTGGTGCCGTTGTCGCTGGTACAACGAAAGTGGCAACTGCTTCAGAAACGGTTGAAATGCCGAAAGAAGACATGAAGAAGACGGGCTATCGTGAAACGCAACACATTCGTGATTACTACGACACACTTTAG
- a CDS encoding formate dehydrogenase subunit alpha, which translates to MKLVKRSDSVSKETNQLGVSRRAFMKNTSLAAGGAVVGASLFAPGMMKKAQAKSVDPEAKTEVKRTICSHCSVGCGIYAEVQNGVWTGQEPAFDHPFNAGGHCAKGAALREHGHGERRLKYPMKLEGGKWKKLSWEQAIEEIGNKALELRKESGPDSVYFLGSAKHSNEQAYAFRKMASLWGTNNVDHQARICHSTTVAGVANTWGYGAMTNSFNDMHNCKSMLFIGSNPAEAHPVAMQHILIAKEKNNCKIVVADPRRTRTAAKSDHYVSLRPGSDVAFIWGVLWHVFANKWEDQEFIRQRVFGMDEIREEVAKWSPAEVERVTGVSEEDVYHTAKLLSENRPGCIVWCMGGTQHTTGNNNTRAYCVLELALGNIGKSGGGANIFRGHDNVQGATDLGVLSDTLPGYYGLSEGSWRHWSKVWDVDFDWIKGRFDDNAYGGQKPMNSAGIPVSRWVDGVLEDKDKIRQRENIRAMFYWGHAVNSQTRGPEMKKAMQKLDMMVIVDPYPTVAAVMNDRTDGVYLLPATTQFETYGSVTASNRSLQWRDKVVDPLFESKPDHEIMYLLSKKLGFSDQLFKNIRVENNQPLIEDITREFNKGMWTIGYTGQSPERLKEHQQNWHTFHKTTLAAEGGPANGETYGLPWPCWGNPEMKHPGTHILYDTSKPVAEGGGNFRTRFGVEFEGQSLLAEDSYSKGSEIKDGYPEFSDKLLKQLGWWDDLTAEEKASAEGKNWKTDVSGGIQRVAIKHGCIPFGNAKARAIVWTFPDRVPLHREPLYTPRRDLVADYPTWDDKEAIFRVPTLYKSIQEQDKSGEYPIILTSGRLVEYEGGGEETRSNPWLAELQQEMFVEVNPKDANDIGFKDGDDVWVEGAEKGRIKVKAMVTRRVKPGLAFIPFHFGGKFQGEDLRSKYPEGTDPYVIGEAANTATTYGYDPVTLMQETKVTLCNIRKA; encoded by the coding sequence ATGAAACTTGTCAAACGCTCCGATAGTGTGAGCAAAGAAACCAATCAACTGGGTGTGTCTCGACGTGCCTTCATGAAAAACACTTCATTAGCCGCTGGTGGCGCGGTAGTAGGCGCAAGTCTATTCGCACCGGGCATGATGAAAAAGGCGCAGGCTAAATCAGTCGACCCTGAAGCGAAAACAGAAGTGAAACGTACTATCTGTTCTCACTGTTCTGTGGGTTGTGGTATTTACGCTGAAGTTCAAAACGGTGTTTGGACAGGTCAAGAGCCTGCATTCGATCACCCATTTAACGCTGGTGGACACTGTGCGAAAGGTGCAGCACTTCGTGAGCACGGCCACGGTGAACGTCGTCTTAAGTACCCAATGAAATTAGAAGGCGGTAAGTGGAAGAAGCTTTCTTGGGAACAAGCGATTGAAGAGATCGGTAACAAAGCGCTAGAACTTCGCAAAGAGTCTGGCCCTGATTCGGTTTACTTCCTAGGTAGTGCAAAACACAGCAACGAGCAAGCTTACGCATTCCGTAAGATGGCGTCGCTTTGGGGTACCAACAACGTTGACCACCAAGCGCGTATTTGTCACTCAACCACAGTAGCCGGTGTTGCAAACACTTGGGGTTACGGCGCAATGACAAACTCGTTCAATGACATGCACAACTGTAAGTCGATGCTGTTCATTGGTTCAAACCCTGCAGAAGCTCACCCAGTAGCAATGCAACACATCTTAATCGCGAAAGAGAAAAACAACTGTAAGATCGTTGTTGCGGATCCTCGTCGTACGCGTACTGCTGCGAAATCTGATCACTATGTTTCTCTTCGCCCAGGTTCAGACGTTGCGTTTATCTGGGGCGTGTTATGGCATGTCTTTGCTAACAAATGGGAAGACCAAGAATTCATCCGCCAACGTGTATTCGGCATGGACGAGATCCGTGAAGAAGTTGCGAAGTGGAGCCCAGCTGAAGTTGAGCGCGTTACTGGCGTAAGCGAAGAAGACGTTTACCACACAGCAAAACTGCTTTCTGAAAACCGTCCGGGTTGTATCGTTTGGTGTATGGGTGGTACTCAGCACACGACTGGTAACAACAACACACGTGCTTACTGTGTACTTGAGCTTGCGCTAGGTAACATCGGTAAGTCAGGTGGCGGTGCAAACATTTTCCGTGGTCACGATAACGTACAAGGCGCAACTGACCTTGGCGTACTGTCAGACACACTTCCAGGTTACTACGGCTTGTCTGAAGGCTCTTGGCGCCACTGGTCGAAAGTTTGGGACGTAGACTTTGACTGGATCAAAGGTCGTTTCGACGACAACGCTTACGGCGGTCAAAAACCAATGAACAGTGCAGGTATTCCTGTCTCTCGTTGGGTTGATGGCGTGCTTGAAGACAAAGACAAGATTCGTCAACGCGAAAACATCCGTGCCATGTTCTACTGGGGTCACGCAGTGAACTCTCAGACTCGTGGTCCAGAGATGAAGAAGGCGATGCAGAAGCTGGATATGATGGTTATCGTTGACCCATACCCAACAGTCGCGGCAGTAATGAACGACCGTACTGACGGCGTTTACTTGCTTCCAGCAACCACTCAATTTGAAACCTACGGCAGTGTAACGGCATCAAACCGTTCTCTACAGTGGCGTGACAAGGTGGTTGATCCTCTGTTCGAATCTAAGCCTGACCACGAAATCATGTACCTTCTCTCTAAGAAGCTTGGTTTCTCTGATCAACTGTTCAAAAACATCCGTGTTGAGAACAACCAACCATTGATTGAAGACATCACTCGTGAATTCAACAAGGGTATGTGGACGATCGGCTACACAGGTCAAAGCCCAGAGCGTTTGAAAGAACACCAACAAAACTGGCACACATTCCACAAAACCACACTTGCTGCAGAAGGCGGCCCAGCGAATGGCGAGACTTACGGTCTTCCTTGGCCATGTTGGGGCAACCCAGAGATGAAACACCCAGGTACGCATATCCTTTACGATACGTCTAAACCTGTCGCTGAAGGCGGCGGTAACTTCCGTACTCGTTTCGGTGTGGAGTTTGAAGGTCAAAGCCTATTGGCTGAAGACAGCTACTCAAAAGGCAGCGAAATCAAAGATGGCTACCCTGAGTTCAGTGACAAACTACTGAAACAACTGGGTTGGTGGGATGACCTAACAGCAGAAGAGAAAGCCTCTGCTGAAGGTAAAAACTGGAAGACTGACGTTTCTGGCGGTATTCAACGCGTGGCTATCAAGCACGGTTGTATTCCTTTTGGTAACGCGAAAGCGCGTGCGATCGTTTGGACATTCCCAGACCGCGTACCACTGCACCGTGAACCACTTTACACACCACGTCGTGACCTAGTTGCTGACTACCCAACATGGGATGACAAAGAAGCGATTTTCCGTGTACCTACGTTGTACAAGTCAATCCAAGAGCAAGACAAGTCTGGTGAATACCCGATTATTCTTACTTCTGGTCGTCTGGTTGAGTACGAAGGTGGTGGTGAAGAAACTCGTTCTAACCCTTGGCTAGCTGAGCTTCAACAAGAGATGTTTGTAGAAGTGAACCCGAAAGACGCGAACGACATTGGCTTTAAAGATGGCGATGACGTTTGGGTTGAAGGTGCTGAGAAAGGCCGTATTAAGGTGAAAGCGATGGTAACACGTCGTGTGAAACCGGGTCTGGCGTTCATTCCATTCCACTTCGGTGGTAAGTTCCAAGGCGAAGATTTACGTTCTAAATATCCAGAAGGCACTGATCCTTACGTTATTGGTGAAGCTGCTAACACAGCAACCACATACGGTTACGACCCTGTCACGTTGATGCAGGAAACTAAAGTAACCCTTTGTAATATTCGTAAAGCGTAA
- the cobB gene encoding Sir2 family NAD+-dependent deacetylase: MHFPYRNIVILTGAGISAESGIQTFRAQDGLWENHKIEDVATPEGFARDPDLVQAFYNKRRHGLQGESIQPNSAHKALGELEDKLDGKVTIITQNIDNLHERGGSNNIIHMHGELLKARCSESNQVIEHKDNIETGELCHCCQIPAQMRPHIVWFGEMPLRMGDIYSALEEADLFISIGTSGVVYPAAGFVHDAKMHGAHTIEINLEPSAVESEFEEKRYGKASIEVPKLVGELLCSAKGSLTA; this comes from the coding sequence ATGCATTTCCCATATCGAAATATCGTAATTCTTACTGGCGCTGGCATCTCTGCGGAGTCGGGGATACAAACATTCCGAGCACAAGACGGGCTATGGGAAAACCATAAAATCGAAGATGTCGCAACTCCAGAGGGGTTTGCTAGAGATCCCGACTTGGTTCAAGCATTCTATAACAAGCGTCGCCATGGCTTACAAGGTGAGAGCATTCAACCAAATTCCGCCCATAAGGCACTAGGTGAGCTCGAAGACAAACTTGATGGCAAAGTAACAATCATCACTCAGAACATCGACAACCTGCACGAGAGAGGCGGTAGCAACAACATTATTCACATGCACGGTGAACTTTTAAAAGCACGTTGCAGTGAATCGAATCAAGTTATCGAACATAAAGACAACATCGAAACCGGCGAGCTTTGTCATTGCTGTCAAATTCCAGCGCAGATGCGCCCTCATATTGTGTGGTTTGGCGAGATGCCATTAAGAATGGGTGACATCTATTCAGCACTTGAAGAAGCGGATCTGTTTATCTCTATCGGAACTTCAGGTGTTGTTTATCCAGCGGCAGGCTTTGTTCATGATGCGAAAATGCATGGTGCACATACTATCGAGATAAACCTCGAACCTAGCGCGGTTGAAAGTGAATTTGAAGAGAAGCGTTACGGCAAGGCGAGTATCGAGGTGCCTAAACTGGTTGGCGAGCTATTATGTTCAGCGAAGGGCTCTTTAACGGCCTAA
- a CDS encoding extracellular solute-binding protein yields the protein MKKWATLLAGSACALSMLSAPSFAKDNKELVFMNWGPYINSEILEQFTDETGIKVIYSTYESNETLYAKLKTHNKGYDLVVPSTYFVSKMRDEGMLQKIDKTKLNNFKNLDTNYLDKPYDPSNDYSIPHVVAITGLAVNTDMYDPEDFQSWADLWKPELEGQLMMMDDTREVFHIALRKLGYSGNTTNEKEIDEAYAELQKLMPNVLVFNSDNPGAPYMSGEVGLGMLWNGSAAAAQNEGLPIKLVFPKEGGIGWVDNFAISSGAVNVEAAHKMIDFLLRPEIAEQISRDTGYLTAVKASNEKFKDSPALFPSQEDLDRVEWQAAVGDKTVKYEDYFMKLKAGQ from the coding sequence ATGAAAAAATGGGCTACTCTATTAGCTGGTAGTGCATGTGCGCTTTCAATGTTATCTGCACCATCATTTGCAAAAGATAACAAAGAATTGGTATTCATGAACTGGGGACCTTACATCAACAGTGAGATTCTAGAACAGTTCACTGATGAAACTGGTATCAAGGTTATCTACTCGACTTACGAGTCGAACGAAACCCTGTACGCAAAGCTAAAAACACACAACAAGGGCTACGACCTAGTTGTGCCGTCGACTTACTTCGTATCTAAGATGCGTGACGAAGGTATGCTACAAAAGATCGACAAAACTAAGCTGAACAACTTCAAGAATCTAGATACTAACTACCTAGATAAGCCGTATGACCCAAGCAACGACTACTCTATTCCACACGTCGTTGCGATCACAGGTCTTGCTGTTAACACTGACATGTATGATCCAGAAGATTTCCAAAGCTGGGCTGATCTATGGAAGCCTGAGCTTGAAGGTCAACTGATGATGATGGACGACACTCGTGAAGTGTTCCACATCGCACTACGTAAGTTAGGTTACTCTGGTAACACAACAAACGAAAAAGAGATCGACGAAGCGTACGCTGAACTACAAAAGCTGATGCCAAACGTTCTAGTATTTAACTCAGACAACCCAGGCGCGCCTTACATGTCTGGTGAAGTGGGTCTTGGTATGCTGTGGAACGGTTCTGCTGCTGCAGCGCAAAACGAAGGCCTACCAATTAAACTGGTTTTCCCTAAAGAAGGCGGTATCGGTTGGGTTGATAACTTCGCGATTAGCTCTGGTGCGGTAAACGTAGAAGCGGCTCATAAGATGATCGACTTCCTACTTCGCCCTGAAATTGCTGAGCAGATTTCTCGTGATACTGGCTACCTAACAGCCGTTAAAGCGTCTAACGAGAAGTTCAAAGACAGCCCTGCGCTATTCCCATCGCAAGAAGACCTTGATCGTGTTGAGTGGCAAGCTGCGGTTGGCGATAAGACAGTGAAGTACGAAGATTACTTCATGAAACTTAAAGCAGGTCAGTAA
- a CDS encoding ammonium transporter, producing MSETVTQVHSAVQTLTQSSDTLFLLLGAIMVFLMHAGFAFLEVGTVRKKNQVNALVKILSDFGVSAIAYFFIGYWVAYGAHFFADAETLSQGNGYELVKFFFLMTFAAAIPAIVSGGIAERARFYPILIATLFTVGFIYPFFEGIIWNGNFGFQDWLEGQFGYGFHDFAGSVVVHGVGGWIALVAVYFLGMRKGRIRAGKHTNFAPSNIPFLALGSWILCVGWFGFNVMSAQAISGISGLVAMNSLMAMVGGILAALVAGKNDPGFIHNGPLAGLVAICAGSDLMHPLGALVTGGVAGALFVYLFTYMQNKTQIDDVLGVWPLHGVCGAWGGIAAGIFGSQTFWGLGGVSFASQVVGTLAGIAVALIGALIVYGVLSKLTGLRLSEEDEFNGADLSIHKISSINED from the coding sequence ATGAGTGAAACGGTGACTCAAGTTCATAGTGCAGTACAAACCCTTACCCAAAGTTCAGATACTTTATTCCTATTACTCGGTGCCATCATGGTTTTCTTGATGCACGCTGGCTTTGCATTTCTAGAAGTCGGTACCGTTCGAAAGAAGAACCAAGTAAACGCGCTCGTTAAGATCCTGTCGGATTTTGGTGTCTCCGCCATTGCTTACTTCTTTATCGGTTACTGGGTTGCTTACGGTGCACACTTTTTTGCAGACGCAGAAACACTGTCGCAAGGCAACGGATATGAGCTGGTGAAGTTCTTCTTCCTTATGACATTCGCTGCGGCAATACCAGCGATCGTTTCAGGCGGTATCGCAGAGCGTGCACGTTTCTACCCAATTTTGATTGCGACACTGTTTACGGTTGGTTTCATCTATCCATTTTTTGAAGGCATCATTTGGAACGGCAACTTTGGATTCCAAGATTGGCTAGAAGGCCAGTTTGGTTATGGGTTCCATGACTTCGCAGGCTCTGTAGTGGTTCACGGCGTAGGTGGTTGGATTGCTTTGGTTGCGGTTTACTTCTTAGGGATGCGTAAAGGTCGAATCCGTGCAGGCAAACACACCAACTTCGCACCATCGAATATCCCATTCTTAGCACTAGGCTCTTGGATCTTATGTGTCGGTTGGTTCGGCTTTAACGTAATGTCTGCACAAGCAATCAGCGGCATCAGCGGCCTAGTGGCGATGAACTCACTCATGGCTATGGTTGGCGGTATTCTTGCGGCTCTAGTTGCAGGTAAAAATGACCCAGGTTTCATCCACAATGGTCCTTTGGCTGGTCTCGTCGCTATCTGTGCGGGCTCAGATTTAATGCACCCATTGGGCGCCTTGGTGACTGGCGGTGTGGCAGGTGCGCTGTTTGTTTACCTATTTACTTACATGCAAAACAAAACACAGATCGATGATGTACTGGGTGTGTGGCCTCTACACGGCGTATGTGGCGCTTGGGGTGGCATTGCAGCGGGTATCTTCGGTTCGCAAACATTCTGGGGGCTAGGGGGCGTAAGCTTTGCTTCTCAAGTTGTCGGTACACTAGCGGGCATTGCTGTGGCTTTGATTGGCGCACTGATTGTTTATGGTGTATTGAGCAAACTAACAGGCCTACGTTTAAGTGAAGAAGACGAATTCAACGGCGCGGATCTTTCTATCCATAAGATCTCGTCTATCAACGAAGACTAA
- a CDS encoding extracellular solute-binding protein, which yields MKKTLYTGALCAATLLSTPSFAADQELYFYNWSEYIPNEVLEDFTEETGIKVYYSTYESNESMYAKLKTQGTGYDLVVPSTYFVSKMRKEGMLQELDKTKLSHFADLDPNYLDKPFDPNNNYSIPYIWGATGIGINSDMLDKSSVKNWGDLWDTQWEGQLMMMDDSREVFHIALSKLSYSPNTTNPEEIKEAYEELRKLMPNVLVFNSDFPANPYLAGEVSLGMLWNGSAYMARQEGATIDIIWPEKGAIFWMDSLAIPAGAKNTEAAHKMIDFLLRPENAAKIALEIGYPTPVKTAYPLLPKEFAEDKNVFPPQSVMDNGVWQDEVGEASVIYDEYFQKLKVNN from the coding sequence ATGAAAAAAACACTGTATACCGGCGCATTGTGTGCTGCTACTTTACTTTCTACACCCTCTTTCGCAGCTGACCAAGAACTGTATTTTTACAACTGGTCTGAATATATTCCAAATGAAGTACTAGAAGACTTCACAGAAGAGACTGGCATCAAAGTCTACTACTCAACTTATGAGTCTAACGAAAGCATGTATGCTAAGTTAAAAACTCAAGGTACGGGTTACGACTTAGTGGTTCCTTCTACTTACTTCGTTTCTAAGATGCGTAAAGAAGGCATGCTTCAAGAGCTTGATAAAACCAAGCTAAGCCACTTTGCAGATTTGGATCCAAATTACTTAGATAAGCCATTTGACCCAAACAATAACTACTCAATCCCATACATCTGGGGTGCGACGGGTATTGGTATCAACTCAGACATGCTAGACAAGTCTTCAGTTAAAAACTGGGGCGATCTGTGGGATACGCAGTGGGAAGGTCAACTGATGATGATGGATGACTCTCGTGAGGTTTTCCATATCGCTCTATCTAAACTGAGCTACTCTCCAAATACGACTAACCCTGAAGAAATCAAAGAAGCCTACGAAGAACTTCGTAAGCTAATGCCAAACGTATTAGTATTTAACTCAGATTTCCCAGCGAACCCTTACCTAGCAGGTGAAGTGTCTCTTGGTATGCTTTGGAATGGCTCTGCTTACATGGCACGCCAAGAAGGCGCAACGATTGACATTATCTGGCCAGAAAAAGGCGCTATCTTCTGGATGGACAGCCTAGCAATTCCAGCAGGTGCTAAGAATACTGAAGCGGCTCATAAGATGATCGACTTCCTTCTTCGCCCAGAGAACGCTGCGAAAATTGCTCTAGAGATCGGTTACCCGACACCAGTTAAAACCGCTTACCCTCTTCTTCCTAAAGAATTTGCTGAAGACAAGAACGTTTTCCCACCACAATCAGTGATGGATAACGGTGTTTGGCAAGACGAAGTTGGCGAAGCGAGCGTTATTTATGACGAGTACTTCCAAAAACTTAAAGTAAACAACTAA
- the potC gene encoding spermidine/putrescine ABC transporter permease PotC yields MGRTVKFSFMALVYAFLYLPIIVLIANSFNANKFGMKWGGFTTKWYDALINNDSLMQAAWHSINVAVFSATAATIVGSLTAVALFRYQFKGKGIVNGMLFIVMMSPDIVMAISLLALFLVMGVQLGFFTLLAAHITFCLPFVVVTVYSRLNGFDVKMLEAAKDLGASEWTILKQIILPLAKPAVAAGWLLSFTLSLDDVIISSFVTGPTYEILPLKIYSMVKVGISPEVNALATVMLVVSLILVIISQLLAREKIK; encoded by the coding sequence ATGGGTCGCACAGTTAAGTTCAGCTTTATGGCGCTGGTATACGCCTTTCTATACCTACCTATTATCGTATTGATCGCTAACTCGTTTAATGCCAATAAGTTTGGTATGAAATGGGGTGGCTTCACCACTAAATGGTATGACGCGCTTATTAACAACGACAGCCTAATGCAGGCTGCGTGGCACTCGATCAACGTAGCGGTGTTCTCTGCAACAGCCGCAACGATTGTCGGGAGCCTAACAGCAGTAGCCCTATTCCGTTACCAATTTAAAGGTAAAGGTATCGTAAATGGCATGCTGTTCATCGTAATGATGTCTCCAGATATCGTAATGGCGATTTCGCTTCTTGCGCTATTCTTGGTAATGGGTGTTCAACTTGGGTTCTTTACCCTACTTGCTGCTCACATTACCTTCTGTCTACCGTTTGTTGTAGTAACGGTATACAGTCGCTTGAATGGCTTTGATGTGAAGATGCTAGAAGCAGCAAAAGACTTAGGTGCAAGTGAATGGACGATTCTAAAGCAGATCATTCTACCTCTTGCTAAGCCAGCGGTTGCTGCGGGTTGGTTATTGAGCTTCACTCTGTCTTTGGACGATGTGATCATCAGCTCTTTCGTAACAGGCCCAACGTATGAAATATTACCACTGAAGATTTACTCAATGGTTAAAGTGGGTATCTCTCCTGAGGTAAATGCCCTAGCAACAGTGATGTTAGTGGTGTCGTTAATACTGGTGATCATTTCTCAGTTATTAGCGAGAGAAAAAATCAAGTAA